The following DNA comes from Deltaproteobacteria bacterium.
TCCCCTCTGTCGAGACACATGAATTATAATTTGATACCATTATTTGGTAAAATTATTTTTTTAAACAGCTTATGTGATTAAAAGAGATAGACGCACATGGGGAACATTTTGGAAATAACGGAGTTAGGCGATCCCGTACTCAGGGAGAAAGCTTCCGGAGTTGAGAACATACATGACGACTCCATACAGAATTTCATTGACGATCTGATCGAAACGGGACTTCACGCGAATGGGGTCGGGATAGCCGCGCCGCAGGTCAATGAATCAAAACGCATTTTTATAATCTCGTCACACCCGAGCGTACGGTATCCGAACGCGCCCGAAATGAAACCCGTGGCCATAATCAATCCGGAAATCATTTCCACCTCGGAGGAATTAGTAAAGGACTGGGAGGGATGTCTAAGTATCCCGGGGATAAGGGGGATGGTGCCTCGCCATAAATCAATACACGCCAGATACTTTTTAAGGAACGGCAGCACCGAAGAGAGGGAGTTTACCGGTTTTATAGCCAGAATATTTCAGCACGAGTACGATCATATAAACGGGATTCTTTTCCCGGACCGACTAGAATCAAATAAGGACCTGATTACGGAGAAGGAATACAGGAAAATCATCTCCGCTGAGGACGGGAAGGATTGATGTTAAAAATAAACAATCATCAATATGCGCTGGCGGCGGTACTTAGCCTGATTGCTATACTATATTCCGAGGCCCAAGAGGGCAAGGACTACATTTTCCAGACCTCTACAATAGGAGCGCTCATGCAGGGGGATTACAACGGAATTTTAACCTTCGGAGAGCTAAAAAAACACGGGGACTTCGGGCTAGGGACCTTTAACGATCTGGATGGTGAGATGGTCGGTCTCGACGGGATTTTCTATCAGGTGAATTCCGACGGCGAAGTCAGCACTGTGCCGGACTCGGCCCTCACACCCTTTGCCGCAGTCACGTTCTTTGAAACTGACCAAACCCTGACTCTGAGCGAACCGCTCGAGTGCAAAGAGCTCGAGGGCTACCTGGAAAAGCTGTTCCCGACAAAGAATATATTCTATGCGATAAAGGTAGAGGGAAGCTTTGATTCCCTGAAGGCTCGGAGCGTGCCCAGACAGAAAAGGCCCTACCCTCCGCTTGCGGAAGTAGTAAAACGGGAATCGATATTCGAATTTAACGGAATAAACGGAACTATGGTGGGCTTTCGACTTCCGGAGTATCTTGGTAGCATAAACGCTACCGGCTTTCACTTTCATTTTATTTCGGAGGGTAAAGACTCAGGCGGGCACGTGCTCGACTGTAAACTAAATAATGTAAGTGTTGAAATCGATCAAATAAGCGATATTCGAATATCGCTGCCGGATACAGGCGACTTCTACAGAGCAGAACTGAGCAAAACGGGGAAAAGTAAATTAGAAAATGCGGATGCCGGAGAAAAAAGTGAAGAGTAATATAACGGCCTATGTAATTATTACGGTACTGGCACTGATATTCGGTGTTGGGGATAGAGTGTACGCCGAGAGTGAAACAGCCAAGTTCCCCGAGGGCAAATGGATCGACCTTACCCACGACTTCTCCACTGAAACCGTTTACTGGCCCACCGGAGAGGGGTTCAAGTTAGAGAAGGTATACGAGGGGCATACCGAAAAAGGCTACTTTTACACCGCCAATAAATACGAGGGCGAGGAGCACGGAGGCACGCACATAGACGCTCCGATTCATTTTGCCGAGGGCAGACAAACTGTAGACGAGATCCCGATTGAGAAAGTTACCGGCACGGCAGTGGTCATAGACATTTCCGGGAAAGCCCTTTCAGACCCGGACTATCAGGTAAGCGCGGCCGACTTTACCGCGTGGGAAAAGGAAAATGGCAGAATTCCGGAGAACTCGATCGTGCTGCTCAATACGGGTTATGCGCGATACTGGCCGGACAGAGTCAAATATATGGGGACGGATAAAAAAGGCCGGGAGGCCGTCAAGGAGCTTCACTTTCCGGGTCTCGATCCCGAAGCGGCTAAATGGCTTGTTCGCAACAGAAAAATAAACGCGATCGGACTCGATACCCCCAGCATAGACTACGGTCAATCGGAATTGTTCGAGAGCCATCAAATATTGTTTGAAGAAAATATTCCCGCGTTTGAGAATGTTGCGAATTTGGATAAATTGCCGGCAACAGGCGCGTATGTGATCGCCCTTCCGATGAAAATCAAGGGAGGCAGCGGCGGCCCGCTTCGCATTATAGCCCTCGTGCCGTAAAATAATTTACCGGGAGAGAAAAGCAGATGAGCAATCCAAAGCAGACTAGAAAACAGGCTGTCGATGAGGGAAAACTGAGGGATGTATCAGAAGTGGCAAAAGAGGCGGGGGTTTTGATTCCGGTTTATATAACATCGACTGTCTGGGACAGCTGGATAACCCCTGACCAGGAAGGGATGAAGAAGGGGGAGGACGAGAACACGAGACTCAGAAACACAATGGACAAGCTTTTGTATTATATAAGAGTCCACCGCCAGACAAACAGATCGAATTTAATATATTTTCCCGTTCCACTTACTAAAAAGGGAGAAATCGAGAACGTTCAGCTGCTGTCTTATCTGGGTCCGGTCGAGAAAACCGATCACAGGCCCTGTATCACAATAATGACTCCTGAAGAGTACGATCA
Coding sequences within:
- the def gene encoding peptide deformylase; its protein translation is MGNILEITELGDPVLREKASGVENIHDDSIQNFIDDLIETGLHANGVGIAAPQVNESKRIFIISSHPSVRYPNAPEMKPVAIINPEIISTSEELVKDWEGCLSIPGIRGMVPRHKSIHARYFLRNGSTEEREFTGFIARIFQHEYDHINGILFPDRLESNKDLITEKEYRKIISAEDGKD
- the budA gene encoding acetolactate decarboxylase, encoding MLKINNHQYALAAVLSLIAILYSEAQEGKDYIFQTSTIGALMQGDYNGILTFGELKKHGDFGLGTFNDLDGEMVGLDGIFYQVNSDGEVSTVPDSALTPFAAVTFFETDQTLTLSEPLECKELEGYLEKLFPTKNIFYAIKVEGSFDSLKARSVPRQKRPYPPLAEVVKRESIFEFNGINGTMVGFRLPEYLGSINATGFHFHFISEGKDSGGHVLDCKLNNVSVEIDQISDIRISLPDTGDFYRAELSKTGKSKLENADAGEKSEE
- a CDS encoding cyclase family protein, which gives rise to MKSNITAYVIITVLALIFGVGDRVYAESETAKFPEGKWIDLTHDFSTETVYWPTGEGFKLEKVYEGHTEKGYFYTANKYEGEEHGGTHIDAPIHFAEGRQTVDEIPIEKVTGTAVVIDISGKALSDPDYQVSAADFTAWEKENGRIPENSIVLLNTGYARYWPDRVKYMGTDKKGREAVKELHFPGLDPEAAKWLVRNRKINAIGLDTPSIDYGQSELFESHQILFEENIPAFENVANLDKLPATGAYVIALPMKIKGGSGGPLRIIALVP